Proteins co-encoded in one Octopus bimaculoides isolate UCB-OBI-ISO-001 chromosome 7, ASM119413v2, whole genome shotgun sequence genomic window:
- the LOC106876492 gene encoding dolichyl pyrophosphate Man9GlcNAc2 alpha-1,3-glucosyltransferase, translated as MTTKTSSAAPICEFLFVIVCAVLVRWFISLGGYSGAGKPPMFGDFEAQRHWMEITYNLPVKKWYHNSTDNDLMYWGLDYPPLTAYHSWIMGAISHYINPDWVALHSSRGLENPLHKLFMRYSVIFSDLLLYIPAVCLFMYHSYRKDSKKCLLSTACALIYPGLILIDHGHFQYNCVSLGLALWGILALAQDKDVLGAVAFILALCYKQMELYHSWPFFCYLLGKCIFNKKENRFLKLVRLSVAVLGTFSLCFLPFFKQKGSIFQVLHRLFPFERGLYEDKVANFWCSISIFVKLKDMFPQKSLIYLCLSVTAVCLLPSGLNLLSRPALSRFKLTLASSSLIFFLFSYQVHEKSILLVALPFCLLLPNYPFLSFWFLHISTLSMFPLLVKDGLILQYFSCQALFALVVLMLYKIMPDQVSKKRSNLLFNWLLRCMMLLSVSIGLALSIVSLVVEPPNDKPDLFAVFIAVYCCGHFLMFLICLHYIQFTLDRPRSNPVKSNSSPRKNGPPERKKASEGHKKIKKH; from the exons GTGCTGGCAAACCACCAATGTTTGGTGACTTTGAAGCTCAGAGACATTGGATGGAAATCACCTATAATCTTCCAGTTAAAAAATG GTACCATAACTCCACTGATAATGATCTCATGTATTGGGGCCTTGATTATCCCCCCTTAACAGCTTACCACAGCTGGATTATGGGGGCAAT TTCACATTACATTAACCCTGACTGGGTTGCTCTCCATTCTTCTCGAGGTCTTGAAAATCCACTTCACAAGTTATTTATGCGATATTCAG TTATCTTCTCAGATCTTCTACTTTACATCCCTgctgtttgtctgtttatgtaCCACAGTTATAGAAAGGACAGCAAAAAATGT CTACTGTCTACAGCCTGTGCCTTGATTTACCCTGGACTAATTCTGATTGACCATGGACATTTCCA GTACAACTGTGTCAGTCTTGGACTGGCCCTGTGGGGTATTTTGGCATTGGCACAAGATAAGGACGTTCTCGGCGCTGTTGCATTTATATTGGCTCTTTGCTATAAACAAATGGAACTTTACCATTCCTGGCCGTTCTTCTGCTACTTACTTGGCAAATGCattttcaacaaaaaagaaaacag GTTTCTAAAGTTGGTCCGGTTATCTGTAGCAGTACTCGGAACTTTTAGTCTCTGCTTCTTGCCGTTTTTCAAACAGAAAGGTAGCATCTTTCAAGTCTTGCACAGATTATTTCCTTTTGAAAGAGGTCTGTACGAG GATAAAGTTGCTAATTTCTGGTGTTCAATCAGCATTTTTGTGAAGTTAAAAGATATGTTTCCTCAGAAATCTTTGATTTATCTATG ctTGTCAGTCACAGCAGTGTGTCTGTTACCAAGTGGGTTAAATCTGCTCAGCCGACCAGCCTTGTCCAGATTCAAACTGACACTG gCTAGttcttcattgatatttttcctgttttcatatCAAGTTCATGAAAAATCTATCCTCTTAGTTGCTCT CCCTTTCTGCCTGCTTCTACCAAATTATCCATTCCTTTCTTTCTGGTTTCTGCACATATCAACATTGAG TATGTTCCCATTGCTTGTGAAAGATGGCCTCATCTTGCAGTATTTTAGTTGTCAAGCATTGTTTGCACTTGTTGTACTCATGCTATACAAAATAATGCCAGACCAAGTCTCTAAGAAGAGAAGTAATTTACTCTTCAACTGGTTACTTCGATGCATG atGCTCTTGTCTGTATCAATTGGTTTAGCTCTGAGCATAGTTTCCCTGGTTGTTGAGCCACCTAATGATAAACCCGATCTCTTCGCTGTCTTCATTGCAGTCTACTGTTGTGGTCATTTCTTAATGTTTCTCATCTGTTTACACTACATACAGTTTACACTTGATAGACCTCGGTCAAATCCTGTGAAGTCAAACAGTTCTCCAAGAAAAAACGGACCACCAGAACGTAAAAAGGCCTCAGAAggtcataaaaaaattaaaaagcattaa